One genomic window of Cannabis sativa cultivar Pink pepper isolate KNU-18-1 chromosome 2, ASM2916894v1, whole genome shotgun sequence includes the following:
- the LOC115718746 gene encoding protein GRAVITROPIC IN THE LIGHT 1, with protein MFTNIFFCSSNVERQKKKKKNASWSVRDQLETVPDDSVQYLPQTVPFYGLPLETRPRLSLRSDYNNTKSGGGIVKANKKFGGKMSKVGNLSDLIQRVTASCLLHPLTGIERRENSSDGEGKDDAEEVYEYETDEHEKEEETDEDDDQQIEGVLERRSGGSSSSSGRKQKQVWQPRTREVVVEMEMTMGQVFDAVSAMKKAYLKLQEAHCPWDPEKMRVADAAVLAEIRRLSVLRERFRRNVVVGGNGGGRSGSGRMLMAATTIKEVVAPYEAAVDELKREVKAREVEVENLKEKLKSFTVNGGGNGKKGRSFSRKKVSCSLAQVPLSTSPELFEVTTSRVTDALRTFTSLLLSLMRSAHWDIAAAVRSIELASAAESATGDASTISSSVTTQHAKYALESYVAHKMFQGFDHETFYMDGSLASLINPDQFRRDCFTQYRDMKAMDPTELLGVLPTCHFGKFCFKKYLAIVHPKMEESLFGDLEQHRQVVAGNHPRSQFYSEFLELAKTVWLLHLLAFSLDPVPSQFEASRGAEFHPQYMESVVKFPGGRVTPGQVVALPVSPGFKLWNGSVIKARVYLVPRS; from the exons ATGTTTACTAATATCTTCTTTTGTTCTTCGAATGTTGAAAG gcaaaagaagaagaagaaaaacgcCAGCTGGAGCGTGAGGGACCAGTTGGAAACGGTACCCGACGACTCAGTACAGTACTTGCCCCAAACGGTTCCATTCTACGGGCTACCATTGGAAACCCGACCCAGATTATCACTCCGATCCGACTACAATAACACAAAAAG TGGTGGTGGAATCGTCAAGGCGAATAAGAAATTTGGGGGGAAAATGAGCAAGGTTGGGAACCTGTCGGATCTGATTCAACGAGTTACGGCGTCTTGCTTGCTTCATCCGCTCACCGGCATCGAACGCCGTGAAAATTCAAGCGACGGGGAAGGAAAAGACGATGCGGAGGAAGTGTACGAGTACGAGACGGATGAGCATGAAAAGGAGGAAGAAACCGATGAAGATGATGATCAACAAATTGAAGGAGTGTTGGAAAGGAGAAGCGGCGGTAGCAGTAGTAGTAGCGGAAGGAAGCAGAAGCAGGTTTGGCAGCCAAGAACGAGGGAGGTCGTGGTGGAGATGGAGATGACGATGGGGCAAGTGTTTGATGCGGTTTCGGCAATGAAGAAAGCGTACCTGAAATTACAGGAGGCGCATTGTCCGTGGGACCCGGAGAAGATGAGGGTGGCTGATGCGGCCGTGTTGGCAGAGATTAGGAGGCTGAGTGTGCTTAGAGAGAGGTTCAGAAGGAATGTTGTTGTCGGCGGTAACGGAGGAGGGAGATCTGGCTCCGGGAGGATGTTAATGGCTGCTACGACGATTAAAGAGGTGGTGGCGCCGTATGAAGCGGCGGTCGATGAGCTGAAAAGAGAGGTTAAGGCTAGAGAAGTTGAAGTTGAGAACCTGAAGGAGAAGCTCAAGAGCTTCACCGTCAATGGCGGTGGGAACGGGAAGAAAGGAAGGTCTTTCTCTAGGAAGAAGGTCAGCTGTAGTCTTGCTCAAG TGCCGCTATCTACATCACCGGAATTATTCGAGGTGACAACGAGTAGAGTAACCGATGCATTAAGGACATTTACGTCTCTACTCCTCTCATTGATGCGCTCCGCCCATTGGGACATAGCAGCCGCAGTTCGTTCCATAGAATTGGCCTCCGCCGCTGAAAGCGCCACCGGAGACGCATCCACTATATCCTCCTCCGTCACAACCCAACACGCCAAGTACGCTCTAGAATCCTACGTAGCCCACAAGATGTTCCAAGGGTTTGATCACGAGACGTTTTACATGGACGGAAGCCTCGCGTCGCTCATCAACCCGGACCAGTTCCGCCGAGACTGCTTTACTCAGTACCGTGACATGAAGGCTATGGACCCCACGGAGCTTCTTGGAGTACTGCCCACTTGTCACTTCGGCAAGTTCTGCTTCAAGAAGTACCTTGCCATTGTTCACCCCAAAATGGAGGAGTCTTTGTTTGGAGATTTGGAGCAGCACCGCCAGGTCGTGGCTGGGAACCACCCCCGCAGTCAGTTTTACAGCGAGTTCTTGGAACTTGCCAAGACTGTGTGGCTTCTTCACTTGTTGGCTTTCTCGCTTGACCCGGTTCCTAGTCAGTTCGAGGCTAGCAGAGGAGCCGAGTTTCATCCTCAGTACATGGAGAGCGTCGTTAAGTTTCCCGGTGGGAGGGTTACGCCGGGTCAGGTTGTGGCTTTGCCTGTTAGTCCCGGGTTTAAGCTCTGGAACGGGTCAGTTATCAAAGCCAGGGTGTACTTGGTACCAAGGAGTTGA